One genomic region from Amycolatopsis sp. FBCC-B4732 encodes:
- a CDS encoding GNAT family N-acetyltransferase translates to MSRRVVGVTLDNLEHLPKSCRRCVYWELAPHLKNQAEEFGATEVEKEAWVSSVLLEWGSCGRIVYSDTLPVGFVLYAPPNAVPRALAFPTSPPSADAVLLTAFQVLPEFRGGGLGRMLVQAVAKDLTKRGVRAIEAFGDARPDETDPDGGHSCVLPAAFLQSVGFKTVRPHPKWPRLRLELRSAITWKEDVEAALERLLGQVTITTAEPSLGRA, encoded by the coding sequence GTGTCGCGTCGCGTCGTGGGCGTCACACTGGACAACCTCGAGCACTTGCCGAAGAGCTGTCGCCGGTGTGTCTACTGGGAGCTCGCTCCCCACCTGAAGAACCAGGCGGAGGAGTTCGGCGCCACCGAGGTCGAAAAGGAAGCCTGGGTCTCGAGCGTGCTGCTCGAGTGGGGTTCCTGCGGCCGCATCGTCTACAGCGACACGCTGCCGGTCGGGTTCGTGCTGTACGCCCCGCCGAACGCCGTCCCGCGCGCGCTGGCCTTCCCGACGTCCCCGCCGAGCGCGGACGCCGTCCTCCTGACGGCCTTCCAGGTCCTCCCCGAGTTCCGCGGTGGCGGCCTCGGCCGGATGCTGGTCCAGGCGGTCGCCAAGGACCTGACCAAGCGCGGTGTCCGCGCGATCGAAGCGTTCGGCGACGCCCGCCCCGACGAGACGGACCCGGACGGCGGCCACAGCTGCGTGCTGCCGGCGGCGTTCCTGCAGAGCGTCGGCTTCAAGACGGTCCGCCCGCACCCCAAGTGGCCGCGCCTGCGCCTGGAGCTGCGCTCGGCGATCACCTGGAAGGAAGACGTCGAGGCGGCGCTGGAGCGCCTGCTCGGCCAGGTGACGATCACCACGGCCGAGCCGAGTCTCGGCCGCGCCTGA
- a CDS encoding N-acetylmuramoyl-L-alanine amidase codes for MRVLRRGDAGPDVAEIRSILAGMDLLPPVTGTDDYDTFDVAVEHAVRAFQQRRGLIIDGVVGAATFQALKGASYHLGSRPLSYMIASPVHGDDVFTLQERLTELGFDAGRPDGYFGPATERALKTFQRDMRLTPDGMCGPATIRELHRLSSPRARGGRPVFLREQELVRQAGPRLRGKRIVIDPGHGGDDLGVVAGGLREADIAWDLARRLEGRMKATGMEALISRGPNHSPTELERAKFANDAGADLFLSLHSDKNPSPRAQGVASFHFGTGNGTTSTVGELLAGFIQREVAARTGLQDNRTHYKSWDIFTRTRCPAVRVEIGYLTNPDDSRKLADPAFRDIVAEGILIAVKRLYLLGEGDQPTGTFTFADVLAHELAKAE; via the coding sequence ATGCGGGTACTCCGCCGCGGTGACGCCGGTCCGGACGTCGCCGAGATCAGGTCCATCCTGGCCGGGATGGACCTGCTCCCGCCGGTCACCGGTACCGACGACTACGACACGTTCGACGTCGCCGTCGAGCACGCCGTCCGTGCTTTCCAGCAGCGCCGTGGGCTCATCATCGACGGCGTCGTGGGTGCAGCCACGTTCCAGGCGCTCAAGGGCGCCAGCTACCACCTGGGCAGCCGTCCGCTGTCCTACATGATCGCGTCGCCGGTCCACGGCGACGACGTCTTCACGCTCCAGGAGCGGCTCACCGAGCTGGGCTTCGACGCCGGCCGTCCCGACGGCTACTTCGGCCCGGCGACCGAGCGCGCGCTCAAGACGTTCCAGCGCGACATGCGCCTGACGCCGGACGGCATGTGCGGCCCGGCGACCATCCGCGAGCTGCACCGCCTGTCCTCGCCGCGCGCCCGCGGCGGCCGCCCCGTGTTCCTGCGCGAGCAGGAGCTGGTGCGCCAGGCCGGTCCCCGGCTGCGCGGCAAGCGCATCGTGATCGACCCCGGCCACGGCGGTGACGACCTCGGTGTGGTCGCCGGCGGCCTGCGCGAGGCCGACATCGCTTGGGACCTCGCGCGCCGCCTGGAGGGCCGGATGAAGGCCACCGGCATGGAGGCGCTGATCTCCCGCGGCCCGAACCACAGCCCGACCGAGCTGGAGCGCGCCAAGTTCGCCAACGACGCGGGCGCCGACCTGTTCCTCTCGCTGCACAGCGACAAGAACCCGTCGCCGCGCGCGCAGGGCGTCGCGAGCTTCCACTTCGGCACCGGCAACGGCACGACGTCGACGGTGGGCGAGCTGCTCGCCGGCTTCATCCAGCGCGAGGTCGCAGCCCGCACGGGCCTGCAGGACAACCGCACGCACTACAAGTCGTGGGACATCTTCACCCGCACCCGCTGCCCGGCGGTCCGCGTGGAGATCGGCTACCTGACGAACCCGGACGACAGCCGCAAGCTGGCCGATCCGGCGTTCCGCGACATCGTCGCCGAAGGCATCCTGATCGCCGTCAAGCGCCTGTACTTGCTCGGCGAAGGCGACCAGCCGACGGGAACGTTCACGTTCGCCGACGTCCTGGCGCACGAGCTCGCGAAGGCCGAGTAG
- the trxA gene encoding thioredoxin gives MTNTVKVTDATFVDEVLTSEKPVLVDFWATWCGPCKMVAPVLEEIAAENGEKLTIAKIDIDENPNTPRDYQVMSIPTLILFQGGKPVKQIVGAKPKAALLSDLADVL, from the coding sequence ATGACCAACACCGTGAAGGTGACCGACGCGACGTTCGTCGACGAGGTCCTGACCAGCGAAAAGCCGGTTCTCGTCGACTTCTGGGCCACCTGGTGTGGCCCGTGCAAGATGGTCGCCCCGGTGCTCGAGGAGATCGCGGCGGAAAACGGCGAGAAGCTGACCATCGCGAAGATCGACATCGACGAGAACCCGAACACGCCGCGTGACTACCAGGTGATGTCCATCCCGACGCTGATCCTGTTCCAGGGCGGCAAGCCGGTGAAGCAGATCGTCGGCGCCAAGCCGAAGGCCGCGCTGCTGTCGGACCTCGCCGACGTCCTCTGA
- the trxB gene encoding thioredoxin-disulfide reductase: MAAEEIRNLIIVGSGPAGYTAAVYAARAQLEPLVFEGTQFGGALMTTTEVENFPGFRDGIMGPDLMEEMRKQAERFGAELRAEDVESLELTGDVKYVHANGKRYAARAVILAMGAAARYLNVPGEQELLGRGVSACATCDGFFFRDHDIVVAGGGDSAMEEATFLTKFAKSVTLVHRRDEFRASKIMLERARANEKIKWKLNSQITGVLGDGKVEGLRLKDTKDGSESTLDVSGFFVAIGHDPRSQLVKGQVDLDEDGYVITQGRSSYTNVDGVFAAGDLVDRTYRQAITASGSGCSAAIDAERWLAEHGEADAHEAAELVGGGYGAGTN, translated from the coding sequence GTGGCTGCCGAGGAAATCAGGAACCTGATCATCGTCGGGTCGGGTCCTGCCGGATACACCGCTGCCGTTTATGCGGCACGGGCCCAGCTGGAACCGCTGGTGTTCGAGGGCACGCAGTTCGGCGGCGCGCTGATGACGACGACCGAGGTCGAGAACTTCCCCGGGTTCCGCGACGGCATCATGGGGCCGGACCTGATGGAGGAGATGCGCAAGCAGGCGGAGCGCTTCGGCGCCGAGCTGCGCGCGGAGGACGTCGAGTCGCTGGAGCTGACCGGGGACGTGAAGTACGTCCACGCGAACGGCAAGCGCTACGCCGCCCGCGCGGTCATCCTCGCCATGGGCGCGGCGGCGCGGTACCTGAACGTGCCGGGCGAGCAGGAGCTGCTCGGCCGCGGTGTCTCGGCCTGTGCGACCTGTGACGGTTTCTTCTTCCGGGACCACGACATCGTGGTCGCCGGCGGTGGCGACTCGGCGATGGAGGAGGCGACCTTCCTGACGAAGTTCGCGAAGTCCGTCACCCTCGTCCACCGGCGCGACGAGTTCCGCGCGTCCAAGATCATGCTCGAGCGCGCCCGCGCGAACGAGAAGATCAAGTGGAAGCTGAACTCGCAGATCACCGGCGTGCTCGGCGACGGCAAGGTCGAAGGCCTGCGGCTGAAGGACACCAAGGACGGCAGCGAGTCGACGCTGGACGTCTCGGGCTTCTTCGTCGCGATCGGCCACGACCCCCGCAGCCAGCTGGTGAAGGGCCAGGTCGACCTGGACGAGGACGGCTACGTCATCACCCAGGGCCGCTCCTCGTACACCAACGTCGACGGCGTCTTCGCGGCCGGCGACCTGGTGGACCGCACCTACCGGCAGGCGATCACCGCCTCGGGCTCCGGGTGCAGCGCGGCGATCGACGCGGAACGATGGCTCGCGGAGCACGGCGAAGCGGACGCGCACGAGGCGGCCGAGCTCGTCGGCGGCGGCTACGGCGCGGGCACCAACTGA
- the sigM gene encoding RNA polymerase sigma factor SigM has protein sequence MTAAAPTDADLIAAHAAGDPHAFSELVQRHRDRMWAVALRTVRDPEEAADALQDAFISAFRAADKFRAESQVTTWLHRIVVNACLDRIRRRQARPTVPLPETGFNEPASPRDSMAERETSLLVREALEQLPEDQRAPIVLVDVEGYSVAETAKLLGIAEGTVKSRCARGRGKLAKVLGHLRNPDAIANVPTHESKRAGRQPGSGEGR, from the coding sequence GTGACAGCTGCAGCTCCCACGGATGCGGATCTGATAGCGGCTCACGCCGCGGGGGATCCTCATGCGTTCAGCGAACTCGTCCAGCGCCACCGGGACCGCATGTGGGCCGTCGCCCTGCGCACGGTCCGCGACCCCGAAGAGGCCGCCGACGCGTTGCAGGACGCGTTCATCTCGGCGTTCCGGGCCGCCGACAAGTTCCGCGCGGAGTCGCAGGTCACGACGTGGCTGCACCGGATCGTGGTGAACGCCTGCCTCGACCGGATCCGCCGCCGCCAGGCGCGGCCGACCGTGCCGCTGCCGGAGACGGGGTTCAACGAGCCGGCGTCGCCGCGGGACTCGATGGCCGAGCGGGAGACCAGCCTGCTCGTGCGCGAGGCCCTCGAGCAGCTGCCCGAAGACCAGCGCGCCCCGATCGTGCTCGTCGACGTCGAGGGCTACTCCGTCGCCGAGACGGCGAAGCTGCTGGGCATCGCCGAAGGCACCGTGAAGAGCCGGTGCGCGCGGGGCCGCGGAAAACTCGCGAAGGTTCTCGGGCACCTGCGGAACCCCGATGCGATTGCGAACGTCCCAACTCACGAAAGCAAACGGGCCGGGCGTCAGCCGGGTAGCGGGGAGGGACGATGA
- a CDS encoding protein kinase family protein: MDTRRSEQAGGANHVGKAQVGSLAPGRVVGDGRYRLLAQFGVDERGDAHLWRARDGQLKRDVALTLLVGDPADPEAARLARRTLERATHASKFGHGGVARVLDVLALGSGITSSEGLLGVVVAEWTKGSDLVDLVAQRPVAPAAAARMVQALAEAVEQAHQNGLVLGLDHPQRLRLTPNGALKLAFPGPLPEATLRDDVKALGAVLYLLLTGRWALPGGPPAIPPAPLSPQNRIIPPRQLVPTVPADLSSLAVRTIEDGGNGGIRTSAAILRMLDQVAEEEERTQLIKAVGGDPAEGEGTVWTTKKPVKDVARRRKLALGVTVLVVATVVILAWGGLMLINVFQGDSKASGPTINVAAPPASSQPAGQPPAPSQPAPPPSPTVGAAVKPQAVAVYNPEGKGDNTARAKYAIDGKADTQWRTEQYKQQFPAVKPGVGLVVTFKDPITLSQVQVSGGTAGTKVEIRSATEKNPDLADTKVVGNGDLKDGDTTIPLAQPTQGEYFIVWITQLGGADEEFQTEIADLTFLPAG; encoded by the coding sequence GTGGACACGAGGCGGAGCGAACAGGCGGGGGGTGCGAACCACGTGGGCAAGGCCCAGGTCGGATCGCTGGCCCCCGGGCGCGTGGTCGGCGACGGCCGCTACCGCCTCCTCGCGCAGTTCGGCGTGGACGAGCGGGGTGACGCGCACCTTTGGCGTGCGCGCGACGGGCAGCTGAAGCGGGACGTCGCGCTGACCCTGCTGGTCGGTGACCCGGCCGATCCCGAGGCCGCCCGGCTGGCCCGGCGCACCCTCGAACGCGCCACCCACGCGTCCAAGTTCGGCCACGGCGGTGTCGCCCGCGTGCTGGACGTGCTCGCGCTCGGCAGCGGCATCACCTCGAGCGAAGGCCTGCTCGGCGTCGTCGTCGCGGAGTGGACCAAGGGCAGCGACCTGGTCGACCTCGTCGCGCAGCGGCCGGTGGCGCCCGCCGCGGCCGCGCGGATGGTGCAGGCGCTGGCCGAAGCCGTCGAACAGGCCCACCAGAACGGGCTCGTCCTCGGGCTCGACCACCCCCAGCGGTTGCGGCTGACGCCGAACGGCGCGCTGAAGCTCGCGTTCCCCGGCCCGCTGCCGGAAGCGACGCTGCGCGACGACGTCAAGGCGCTCGGCGCGGTGCTCTACCTGCTGCTGACCGGCCGCTGGGCGCTGCCCGGCGGCCCGCCCGCGATCCCGCCGGCACCACTGTCGCCGCAAAACCGGATCATCCCGCCCCGCCAGCTCGTGCCGACGGTCCCGGCGGACCTGTCGTCGCTGGCCGTCCGCACCATCGAGGACGGCGGCAACGGCGGCATCCGCACCAGCGCGGCCATCCTCCGGATGCTCGACCAGGTGGCCGAGGAGGAAGAGCGCACCCAGCTGATCAAGGCCGTCGGCGGTGACCCGGCCGAAGGCGAAGGCACCGTCTGGACCACGAAGAAGCCGGTCAAGGACGTCGCCCGGCGACGCAAGCTCGCGCTCGGCGTCACCGTGCTGGTGGTCGCGACCGTCGTCATCCTCGCCTGGGGCGGGCTGATGCTGATCAACGTCTTCCAGGGCGACTCGAAGGCGAGCGGGCCGACGATCAACGTCGCCGCGCCGCCGGCGTCGAGCCAGCCCGCCGGGCAGCCGCCCGCGCCGAGCCAGCCGGCCCCGCCGCCGTCACCCACCGTCGGCGCCGCGGTGAAGCCGCAGGCGGTGGCCGTCTACAACCCCGAGGGCAAGGGCGACAACACCGCGCGGGCGAAGTACGCGATCGACGGCAAGGCCGACACGCAGTGGCGGACCGAGCAGTACAAGCAGCAGTTCCCGGCCGTCAAGCCGGGCGTCGGGCTGGTCGTCACCTTCAAGGACCCGATCACCCTCAGCCAGGTGCAGGTGTCCGGCGGCACCGCGGGCACCAAGGTCGAGATCCGCTCGGCGACCGAGAAGAACCCCGACCTGGCCGACACGAAGGTGGTCGGCAACGGCGACCTGAAGGACGGCGACACCACGATTCCGCTGGCCCAGCCGACCCAGGGTGAGTACTTCATCGTCTGGATCACTCAGCTGGGTGGCGCCGACGAGGAGTTCCAGACCGAAATCGCGGACCTGACCTTCCTGCCTGCGGGGTGA
- the murJ gene encoding murein biosynthesis integral membrane protein MurJ: protein MRPWQEEAQRPPDPEATRFIPRTAGVPMNSRWPVADPDVMRPYDALATQVMPALKTPLVKPKPGEDAPEAPAKAPSLAKASGRMAIASLISRITGFLWKLLLVGAIGQGIANDSFNVANTMPNIIFELLMGGVLASVVVPLLVRAQDEPDGGRAYTQRLITVAFTLLLVGTVVAVFAAPAFTSLYVDGSGKASSGLTTAFAYLLLPEIFFYGVFALLSAVLNAKQVFGPTAWAPVINNLVVIFTILVVWIMPGDIDTANPSITDPKVLTLGIGVTGGIVAQALLLVPPLLRSGFRFKWRWGIDKQMKEFGGLALWILGYVAVSQIGYTINTRVLTSGSPGGVTAYSNAWLLFQLPYGVIGVSLLTAIMPRMSRAAADGDHKKLIGDLSYASRISTVMLVPISAVMTVVGGSIGIALFTFGKGTVETAERLGDALAISAFALLPYALVMLQMRVFYAMKDARTPTLIMIVMTLVKVPLLYLCPVLLSPDNVVLGVMMVNALTFVVGAILGQVWLWVTLGNLRSKRVIGVILFTVVASVLGVAAAWVAGKLVPDSFGPTFGAWAKLLLQSVVGIVVSFGVLMALKVEELRPATSRFTRLIKRG, encoded by the coding sequence GTGCGGCCGTGGCAGGAGGAGGCCCAGCGCCCGCCCGACCCGGAGGCCACGCGGTTCATCCCGCGCACCGCCGGCGTCCCGATGAACTCGCGCTGGCCGGTCGCCGACCCCGACGTCATGCGGCCGTACGACGCGCTGGCCACCCAGGTCATGCCGGCGCTCAAGACGCCGCTCGTCAAGCCGAAGCCGGGCGAGGACGCGCCGGAGGCACCGGCCAAGGCGCCGTCGCTGGCGAAGGCGTCCGGCCGGATGGCGATCGCGTCGCTGATCAGCCGGATCACCGGCTTCCTGTGGAAGCTGCTGCTGGTCGGCGCGATCGGCCAGGGCATCGCGAACGACTCGTTCAACGTCGCCAACACGATGCCGAACATCATCTTCGAGCTGCTGATGGGCGGCGTCCTCGCCAGCGTGGTGGTGCCGCTGCTGGTGCGGGCGCAGGACGAGCCCGACGGCGGCCGCGCCTACACCCAGCGCCTGATCACCGTGGCGTTCACGCTGCTGCTGGTCGGCACGGTGGTCGCGGTGTTCGCGGCGCCGGCGTTCACGAGCCTGTACGTCGACGGTTCCGGCAAGGCCAGCTCCGGTCTGACCACGGCGTTCGCCTACCTGCTGCTGCCGGAGATCTTCTTCTACGGCGTCTTCGCGCTGCTCTCGGCGGTGCTGAACGCCAAGCAGGTCTTCGGGCCGACGGCGTGGGCACCGGTGATCAACAACCTGGTCGTCATCTTCACGATCCTGGTCGTCTGGATCATGCCGGGCGACATCGACACCGCGAACCCGTCGATCACCGACCCCAAGGTGCTGACGCTCGGCATCGGCGTGACCGGCGGCATCGTCGCGCAGGCGCTGCTGCTGGTGCCGCCGCTGCTGCGGTCCGGCTTCCGGTTCAAGTGGCGCTGGGGCATCGACAAGCAGATGAAGGAGTTCGGCGGCCTCGCCCTCTGGATCCTCGGCTACGTCGCGGTCAGCCAGATCGGCTACACGATCAACACGCGCGTGCTGACCAGCGGCTCGCCCGGCGGTGTGACGGCCTACAGCAACGCCTGGCTGCTCTTCCAGCTGCCGTACGGCGTCATCGGCGTCTCGCTGCTGACGGCGATCATGCCGCGGATGAGCCGCGCGGCCGCGGACGGCGACCACAAGAAGCTCATCGGCGACCTCTCGTACGCGTCGCGGATCTCGACGGTGATGCTCGTCCCGATCTCCGCGGTGATGACCGTGGTCGGCGGCTCGATCGGCATCGCGCTGTTCACCTTCGGCAAGGGCACGGTGGAGACCGCCGAGCGGCTCGGCGACGCGCTGGCCATCTCGGCGTTCGCCCTCCTGCCGTACGCGCTGGTCATGCTGCAGATGCGCGTCTTCTACGCGATGAAGGACGCCCGCACGCCGACGCTGATCATGATCGTGATGACGCTGGTCAAGGTGCCGCTGCTGTACCTGTGCCCGGTGCTGCTGTCGCCGGACAACGTCGTGCTCGGCGTGATGATGGTCAACGCGCTGACGTTCGTGGTCGGTGCGATCCTCGGTCAGGTGTGGCTCTGGGTGACGCTGGGCAACTTGCGGAGCAAGCGGGTGATCGGCGTGATCCTCTTCACGGTGGTGGCGAGCGTGCTCGGTGTCGCCGCGGCGTGGGTCGCGGGCAAGCTGGTACCGGACTCTTTCGGGCCTACTTTCGGGGCCTGGGCGAAACTCCTGCTCCAGAGCGTGGTGGGCATCGTGGTCTCGTTCGGCGTGCTCATGGCGCTGAAGGTGGAGGAGCTGAGGCCGGCCACTTCGAGGTTCACCCGGTTGATCAAGCGCGGGTAA
- a CDS encoding DUF6049 family protein, with translation MKRFAAAFLSVLFLAVPALAGASVAQAEEGARLRVDLNELAPRVITGSTTTLTVAGTVTNTGDRKVTRPQVRLQVGDRVTTSRGVNDVLSGAVLKDSPLTDFAPVADALDPGQSAPLNITVNLTGPRAERFSRPGVYPLLVNVNGTPEFGGPARLGAVSMLMPVLTGPGKQSSSRAGAPSMTMLWPLTSSVPQVYAAPYGQPLVLRDDRLAAEISGDGRLNALVGAATTAVRGSSNLAKSMCFALDPDLLTTIDAMSRGYQVHTDGGNVDGKGTEAAKAWLAALKTLLTGRCVVTLPFADADLETVAKIRPGDATLVTGAVSGAAAIQQLAGVTPQTGVLWPGGTPSEAVLTALSQAGVRTVLTDAAKLAPTAAGGGVTVQGSAVRAQPTDSLVSAAMTGVPTVPDSVTSPVNTERAISSQNGLGALAFRAGLGQPAGQERPDHLLVAPPRRWDAPVAELTAYLEQVAGFITAGVVTPIALPSLLSADPAASGAVGDGGQDPNAAVDPQVAATLAAVDGQATGMASSMQLDPTKRVKPDDVVAPVRLAELRGASTAWRGLPADAATANAQAEIAAISDRVSVQQPRQTIALASGNSPLPVYVVNDLPVGINARFTLSNNTGLRTDDRKEVSFPAGGGRQYLLPVEALRAGRFSVDVSLSTPTGTPLGSSARFELTSTEYGAITIIATVAAGVALLLLASRRIYRRVKDARAGRDVVD, from the coding sequence GTGAAGCGGTTCGCCGCAGCCTTCCTTTCCGTCCTCTTCCTGGCCGTCCCCGCCCTCGCCGGCGCCTCGGTGGCCCAGGCGGAGGAAGGTGCCCGCCTGCGCGTCGACCTGAACGAGCTCGCCCCGCGCGTGATCACCGGGTCGACCACGACGCTGACCGTCGCAGGCACGGTGACCAACACCGGCGACCGGAAGGTCACCCGGCCGCAGGTCCGCCTGCAGGTCGGTGACCGGGTCACGACCTCGCGCGGGGTCAACGACGTGCTCTCCGGCGCCGTCCTCAAGGACAGCCCGCTGACCGACTTCGCCCCCGTCGCGGACGCGCTGGACCCCGGACAGAGCGCGCCGCTGAACATCACGGTGAACCTGACCGGCCCCCGCGCGGAGCGGTTCAGCCGTCCCGGCGTCTACCCGCTGCTGGTGAACGTGAACGGCACGCCGGAGTTCGGCGGGCCCGCCCGGCTCGGCGCGGTCAGCATGCTGATGCCGGTGCTCACCGGGCCCGGCAAGCAGTCGAGCAGTCGCGCGGGTGCGCCGAGCATGACCATGCTCTGGCCGCTGACCAGCAGCGTCCCGCAGGTGTACGCGGCCCCGTACGGCCAGCCGCTGGTGCTGCGCGACGACCGCCTCGCCGCCGAGATCAGCGGCGATGGCCGGCTGAACGCACTGGTCGGCGCCGCGACCACGGCCGTGCGCGGCAGCTCGAACCTCGCGAAGTCGATGTGCTTCGCCCTCGACCCGGACCTGCTGACCACCATCGACGCGATGAGCCGCGGCTACCAGGTGCACACCGACGGCGGGAACGTCGACGGCAAGGGCACCGAGGCCGCGAAGGCGTGGCTCGCCGCGCTCAAGACGCTGCTGACCGGCCGGTGCGTCGTGACGCTGCCCTTCGCCGACGCCGACCTCGAGACCGTCGCCAAGATCCGCCCGGGCGACGCCACGCTGGTCACCGGCGCGGTGTCGGGCGCGGCCGCGATCCAGCAGCTGGCCGGCGTCACGCCGCAGACCGGGGTGCTCTGGCCGGGCGGCACGCCGAGCGAAGCGGTGCTCACGGCGTTGTCGCAGGCCGGCGTCCGCACGGTGCTGACCGACGCCGCCAAGCTGGCCCCCACCGCGGCCGGCGGCGGTGTCACCGTGCAGGGCAGCGCCGTGCGCGCGCAGCCGACCGACTCGCTGGTCTCGGCCGCCATGACGGGCGTGCCGACCGTGCCCGACTCGGTCACCTCGCCGGTGAACACCGAGCGGGCGATTTCGAGCCAGAACGGCCTCGGCGCCCTCGCGTTCCGGGCCGGTCTCGGCCAGCCGGCCGGCCAGGAGCGGCCCGACCACCTGCTGGTCGCCCCGCCGCGGCGCTGGGACGCGCCGGTCGCCGAGCTCACCGCGTACCTCGAGCAGGTCGCCGGCTTCATCACCGCCGGCGTGGTCACCCCGATCGCCCTCCCGTCGCTGCTCTCGGCCGACCCGGCCGCCTCCGGCGCGGTCGGCGACGGCGGCCAGGACCCGAACGCGGCGGTCGACCCCCAGGTCGCCGCGACGCTCGCGGCCGTCGACGGCCAGGCCACCGGCATGGCGTCCTCCATGCAGCTCGACCCGACCAAACGGGTGAAGCCGGACGACGTCGTCGCCCCGGTCCGGCTGGCCGAGCTCCGCGGCGCCTCGACGGCGTGGCGGGGCCTGCCCGCCGACGCGGCGACCGCGAACGCCCAGGCGGAGATCGCGGCGATCAGCGACCGGGTGAGCGTCCAGCAGCCGCGGCAGACCATCGCGCTGGCGTCGGGCAACTCCCCGCTGCCGGTGTACGTGGTGAACGACCTGCCGGTGGGCATCAACGCGCGGTTCACCTTGAGCAACAACACCGGCTTGCGCACGGACGACCGCAAGGAGGTGTCCTTCCCGGCGGGCGGCGGACGGCAGTACCTGCTCCCGGTGGAGGCGCTGCGGGCCGGCCGGTTCAGCGTCGATGTGTCGTTGAGCACCCCGACCGGTACCCCGCTCGGGTCATCCGCGCGCTTCGAGCTGACGTCCACGGAGTACGGCGCGATCACCATCATCGCGACCGTCGCCGCAGGTGTGGCCCTGCTTCTGCTCGCCTCGCGGCGCATCTACCGGCGGGTGAAGGACGCCCGCGCGGGACGCGATGTAGTGGACTGA
- a CDS encoding NUDIX hydrolase → MSGSAGRPGASKPRRRRRRQRGRRLTTVDETSAGGLVVDAAREQAVLIGRLDRHGRLLWSLPKGHIEDGETVEQTAVREVKEETGISARVMRPLGTIDYWFVAERRRIHKTVHHFLLEALGGELSDEDVEVTEVAWVPLAELETKLAYSDERKLVRKAKELFARPDVHGRDEHAPEGAPE, encoded by the coding sequence ATGTCTGGATCAGCCGGCCGACCCGGCGCCTCGAAGCCGCGCAGGCGGCGCAGGCGTCAGCGCGGCAGGCGCCTGACCACGGTCGACGAGACGTCGGCCGGTGGCCTCGTGGTGGACGCGGCGCGCGAACAGGCGGTGCTGATCGGCCGGCTCGACCGGCACGGCAGACTGCTGTGGTCGCTGCCCAAGGGCCACATCGAGGACGGTGAGACGGTGGAACAGACGGCCGTGCGCGAGGTGAAGGAGGAAACCGGCATCTCCGCGCGCGTCATGCGTCCGCTGGGCACCATCGACTACTGGTTCGTGGCCGAGCGGCGGCGCATCCACAAGACCGTCCACCACTTCCTGCTCGAGGCGCTGGGCGGTGAGCTGTCCGACGAGGACGTCGAGGTCACCGAGGTGGCCTGGGTCCCGCTGGCCGAGCTGGAGACCAAACTCGCCTACTCCGACGAGCGCAAGCTCGTCCGGAAGGCCAAGGAACTTTTCGCGCGCCCGGACGTCCACGGACGAGACGAGCACGCCCCTGAGGGAGCCCCCGAGTGA